A genome region from Blautia coccoides includes the following:
- a CDS encoding LL-diaminopimelate aminotransferase, translating to MFTINDNYLKLQGSYLFSNIAKKVADYQQENPNADIIRLGIGDVTQPLAPAIIQALHSAVDDMANADTFHGYAPDKGYDFLRNAIADNDYRNRGCDIEADEIFVSDGAKCDSGNIQEIFGLDNKIAVCDPVYPVYVDTNVMAGRTGNYNPDAQNYDGMIYMPCVEENNFVPELPKETPNIIYLCFPNNPTGAGITREELQEWVDYANRVGAVIIYDAAYEAYITEKDVPHSVYECKGARHCAIELHSFSKNAGFTGVRLGYTVVPKDLKCGSVSLHSLWSRRHGTKYNGAPYIVQRAGEAVYSPEGKEQLKAQVDYYMKNAKVIYEGLKNAGYSVSGGINAPYVWLKTPGRLSSWEFFDELLHRANVVGTPGSGFGAHGEGYFRLSAFGTYENTVKAIERITKM from the coding sequence ATGTTTACAATTAATGATAATTATCTGAAGCTGCAGGGCAGCTACCTGTTTTCCAATATAGCAAAAAAAGTAGCTGACTATCAGCAGGAAAATCCAAACGCTGACATTATCAGACTGGGAATCGGTGATGTCACACAGCCGTTGGCACCGGCTATTATCCAGGCTCTTCACAGTGCAGTGGATGATATGGCAAACGCGGATACATTCCATGGCTATGCGCCGGACAAAGGGTATGACTTTTTGAGGAACGCCATTGCGGATAATGATTACCGAAACCGTGGCTGTGATATAGAGGCAGACGAAATCTTCGTATCCGACGGGGCAAAATGCGATTCCGGAAATATCCAGGAGATTTTTGGGCTGGACAATAAGATCGCGGTCTGTGACCCTGTTTATCCAGTATACGTGGATACCAATGTCATGGCAGGCAGAACAGGCAATTATAATCCGGACGCACAGAATTATGACGGCATGATTTATATGCCCTGTGTAGAGGAGAATAATTTTGTTCCTGAACTTCCAAAGGAGACTCCCAATATTATTTATCTGTGTTTCCCCAATAATCCTACAGGTGCAGGGATCACAAGAGAAGAGCTGCAGGAATGGGTAGACTATGCCAACCGCGTCGGCGCGGTGATCATCTATGATGCAGCATATGAAGCATATATAACAGAAAAAGACGTACCTCACAGCGTGTATGAATGCAAAGGTGCGAGACATTGTGCCATCGAACTTCACAGTTTTTCAAAAAATGCCGGATTCACCGGTGTCCGACTGGGCTATACCGTAGTGCCGAAGGACTTAAAATGCGGCAGTGTTTCTTTGCACAGCCTCTGGTCCAGAAGACATGGCACCAAGTATAATGGTGCGCCGTATATTGTTCAGAGGGCCGGGGAAGCTGTCTATTCACCGGAAGGAAAGGAACAGCTCAAGGCCCAGGTGGACTATTATATGAAAAACGCAAAAGTGATCTACGAAGGTTTGAAAAACGCAGGATATTCTGTATCCGGCGGTATCAATGCCCCGTATGTGTGGCTGAAAACACCGGGCCGGTTAAGTTCCTGGGAATTCTTTGATGAACTCCTGCACAGAGCAAATGTGGTGGGAACACCGGGCAGCGGTTTCGGCGCTCACGGAGAAGGCTACTTCAGGTTATCGGCCTTCGGAACCTATGAAAATACAGTAAAAGCGATTGAACGGATCACAAAGATGTGA
- a CDS encoding ANTAR domain-containing response regulator — MGIIIIVLPKPEDAKKIRKILIQHGFENTVACTTAAQALIEVNKHPAGLVISGYKLPDMYYRELADSLPKFFEMLLIGSANVVSSAGSGIMAVTMPIRIYELVNTVEMQLCQLERRLKKEKKKPKPRSERDQNYITNAKLLLMDRNHLTEEEAYRYIQKCSMDSGTSMVETAQMILTLIYDEV; from the coding sequence ATGGGCATCATCATTATTGTTTTACCAAAACCGGAAGATGCAAAAAAAATACGGAAAATCCTCATACAGCATGGATTTGAAAATACCGTAGCATGTACAACTGCCGCCCAGGCTCTGATCGAAGTGAACAAACATCCCGCGGGACTTGTGATCAGCGGCTATAAGCTGCCGGATATGTACTACCGGGAACTGGCAGATTCCCTGCCAAAGTTTTTTGAAATGCTGCTCATCGGCTCTGCCAATGTGGTAAGCTCTGCCGGATCAGGAATTATGGCAGTCACCATGCCAATCCGCATTTATGAACTGGTAAACACGGTAGAAATGCAGCTTTGCCAGCTTGAGCGCAGACTGAAAAAAGAAAAGAAAAAACCAAAACCGAGAAGCGAACGGGACCAGAACTACATTACCAATGCAAAGCTCCTTCTCATGGACAGAAATCATCTCACTGAGGAAGAGGCATACCGCTATATACAGAAGTGCAGTATGGACAGCGGTACCAGTATGGTGGAGACAGCGCAGATGATCCTGACGCTTATCTATGATGAAGTATAA
- the glnA gene encoding type I glutamate--ammonia ligase produces the protein MENYTREAILRMAEEEDVEFVRLQFTDMFGTLKNIAIPSSKLEKAMDNRCVIDASSIGGFIRNEESDMYLHPDLSTFTILPWRPQQGKVARFICDIYQEDGTPYKESPRFILSRAAAKAAEMGYSLMVNPECEFFLFHTDDNGMPTTTTHEKAGYMDLSPVDLGENARRDMVLTLEEMGYEIESSHHEIAPGQHEIDFQFSDAPETADKVMTFKVAVRTIAKRHGLHATFMPKPKAGVNGSGMHVNMFLMKDGKNVFSDPSDDLGLSREGYSFLAGIFAHIKGMTALCNPLVNSYKRLAPGFEAPSDITWSSRQRTALVRVQTQRDEGARLELRSPDSSSNPYLVFALCLAAGLDGMEKNLQAPKELKENIRKLSKEEKELAGIDTLPENLSEALEEFKKDPLMEEVLGETFTKCYVKAKKKEWESYMEQVSEWEIEQYLYRV, from the coding sequence ATGGAAAATTACACCAGGGAAGCAATCCTGCGCATGGCAGAGGAAGAGGATGTGGAATTCGTCCGCCTGCAGTTCACCGATATGTTCGGCACACTGAAAAATATTGCAATCCCATCCAGCAAGCTTGAAAAAGCTATGGATAACCGCTGTGTCATTGACGCGTCCTCCATCGGCGGTTTTATCAGAAATGAGGAGTCAGATATGTATCTGCACCCGGATCTGTCCACGTTTACAATCCTGCCGTGGCGCCCGCAGCAGGGAAAAGTTGCACGGTTTATCTGTGATATTTATCAGGAGGACGGCACACCCTATAAAGAAAGCCCCCGGTTCATTTTAAGCCGAGCTGCGGCAAAAGCCGCAGAGATGGGATATTCCCTTATGGTGAACCCGGAATGTGAGTTCTTCCTTTTCCACACAGACGACAATGGCATGCCCACCACCACAACACATGAAAAAGCGGGATACATGGATCTGAGCCCCGTGGATCTGGGTGAGAATGCCAGACGAGACATGGTGCTGACCCTTGAGGAGATGGGATATGAAATTGAATCCTCCCACCATGAGATAGCGCCCGGGCAGCATGAAATAGATTTTCAGTTCTCCGACGCGCCGGAGACAGCCGATAAAGTGATGACCTTCAAGGTGGCTGTGAGAACCATAGCAAAACGCCATGGCCTTCACGCCACCTTTATGCCTAAGCCGAAAGCAGGTGTCAACGGTTCCGGTATGCATGTGAATATGTTTTTGATGAAGGACGGAAAGAACGTTTTTTCAGATCCGTCCGATGATCTGGGACTGAGCCGTGAGGGGTATTCCTTCCTGGCAGGAATCTTTGCACACATAAAGGGTATGACAGCCCTGTGTAATCCTCTCGTCAATTCCTATAAAAGACTGGCACCGGGATTTGAAGCTCCCTCAGACATCACCTGGTCCTCCAGGCAGAGAACTGCACTGGTGCGTGTGCAGACACAGAGGGATGAAGGGGCAAGGCTGGAACTCAGAAGCCCGGACTCCTCATCCAATCCTTACCTGGTATTTGCCCTGTGTCTGGCGGCCGGCCTGGATGGAATGGAGAAGAATCTTCAGGCCCCAAAAGAGCTGAAAGAAAATATCCGAAAACTCTCCAAAGAGGAGAAGGAACTGGCAGGTATTGATACTCTTCCGGAAAATCTGAGCGAGGCCCTGGAAGAATTCAAGAAAGACCCGCTTATGGAAGAAGTGCTGGGCGAAACTTTTACGAAGTGCTATGTGAAAGCGAAGAAAAAAGAGTGGGAGAGCTACATGGAGCAGGTTTCTGAGTGGGAGATCGAACAGTATCTGTACCGTGTATAA
- a CDS encoding IS1182 family transposase produces MLKQDYYNEFFDLGQQKINFSFFELHLPDDDPVYTLKKVMEELDFSGLLACCSDKGRTGYNPIMMYAVVTYANMRGVRSVDRIVESCERDLAFIWLTKGQKPKRDAFYEFKNKKLTGDLLDELNYQFMRQLKKEGLITLKELFIDGTKLEANANRYTFVWRGSINYHLAGLLDKIDALYEKYNTLLHENGYAAKYDLGDAKMFIIEGMEKVRRVIDENRKRKLTKHKKLSNNTIIEIDNCSPLEILKLQKNLMQITEGEGISFVHSKGKTKSELQKLYEELEECGNRLMGYKECFEIMGKDRNSYSKTDLEATFMRMKEDHMLNGQLKPAYNVQIAVENYFIVHGYVSNDRTDYNTLIPVLEKHQKAFGKVLDEVTADSGYCSEKNLLYLKHNGIASYIKLQDHEKRKTRAYKEDISKYYNMTTHIFEDERYYICHDGRELRHIRTESKEQDGYSQTWEVYGCADCSGCEHKSRCLYKYNAEKNSDRNKVMKINEQWEELKEASNANIQSEKGILKRQIRSIQTEGHFGDIKENENFRRFNYRNSEKVYKEFMLYAIGRNINKYHRFLYHEIEKYAGKSDQKTA; encoded by the coding sequence ATGCTTAAACAAGATTATTATAACGAATTTTTTGATTTAGGGCAACAGAAAATTAACTTCAGTTTCTTCGAATTGCATTTACCCGATGACGATCCAGTCTATACCCTAAAAAAAGTGATGGAGGAATTAGATTTTTCAGGCCTGCTTGCCTGTTGTTCAGATAAGGGAAGAACCGGGTACAATCCAATCATGATGTATGCTGTCGTTACCTACGCAAACATGCGCGGAGTGCGTTCTGTTGACCGTATTGTTGAATCATGCGAAAGGGACCTTGCTTTTATCTGGCTGACCAAAGGGCAGAAACCGAAGCGGGATGCTTTCTATGAATTCAAGAATAAAAAACTGACGGGTGATCTTCTGGATGAGCTGAATTACCAATTCATGCGCCAATTGAAAAAAGAGGGCCTGATCACGCTCAAAGAACTCTTTATTGATGGTACGAAGCTGGAAGCCAATGCAAACCGCTATACTTTTGTCTGGAGAGGGAGCATCAATTACCATCTTGCAGGTCTTTTGGATAAGATAGATGCACTTTATGAAAAGTACAATACACTTCTGCATGAAAATGGGTATGCAGCGAAATACGACCTTGGGGATGCAAAGATGTTCATCATCGAAGGCATGGAAAAAGTCAGGCGTGTGATTGATGAAAACCGGAAACGAAAACTGACAAAGCATAAGAAGCTCTCAAACAATACAATCATCGAAATAGATAACTGCTCCCCTCTTGAGATTTTGAAGCTTCAGAAGAATCTGATGCAGATCACAGAAGGTGAGGGGATATCATTCGTCCACAGTAAGGGAAAAACGAAGTCCGAGCTTCAAAAACTGTATGAGGAACTGGAGGAATGCGGAAACCGCCTGATGGGATATAAAGAATGCTTTGAAATCATGGGGAAAGACCGCAACAGTTATTCCAAAACGGATCTGGAAGCAACGTTTATGCGGATGAAGGAAGACCACATGCTCAACGGTCAGTTAAAACCAGCTTACAACGTTCAGATCGCGGTGGAGAACTATTTCATCGTTCACGGATACGTGAGCAATGACCGTACAGATTATAACACCCTGATCCCGGTTTTGGAGAAGCATCAGAAAGCCTTTGGTAAAGTATTGGATGAAGTGACAGCAGACAGCGGATACTGCAGCGAGAAAAACCTCTTGTATCTGAAACACAATGGGATTGCCAGTTATATCAAACTCCAGGATCACGAAAAACGGAAAACCCGTGCCTATAAAGAAGATATCAGCAAATATTACAACATGACAACCCATATCTTTGAAGATGAGCGCTACTATATCTGTCATGACGGAAGAGAGCTTCGTCATATCCGGACAGAAAGTAAGGAGCAGGACGGGTATAGCCAGACATGGGAAGTCTATGGATGTGCAGATTGCAGCGGCTGTGAACATAAATCCCGTTGTCTGTATAAGTACAATGCGGAAAAAAACAGTGACCGAAATAAAGTCATGAAGATCAATGAGCAGTGGGAGGAACTGAAAGAAGCATCCAATGCCAACATCCAGAGTGAGAAGGGGATCCTGAAGCGCCAGATCCGTTCCATCCAGACCGAAGGGCACTTCGGGGACATCAAGGAAAACGAAAACTTCCGTCGGTTCAATTACCGCAATTCAGAAAAAGTGTATAAAGAATTCATGCTGTATGCAATTGGCCGGAATATAAATAAATATCATCGGTTTCTTTACCATGAGATCGAGAAATACGCAGGAAAATCTGATCAAAAGACAGCTTAG
- the recQ gene encoding DNA helicase RecQ, whose translation MDKYEILKKYFGYDTFREGQELLIDSILSGRDVLGIMPTGAGKSLCYQVPALLMDGITLVISPLISLMKDQVGSLNQAGVHAAFLNSSLTVNQYYKALDLARQGRYPIIYVAPERLVTEEFLDFALHAKIAMVAVDEAHCVSQWGQDFRPSYLKIVEFIKKLPRRPVVSAFTATATKEVRDDIMDILLLEDPEVLTTGFDRPNLYFGVQSPKNKYAVLKNYLEMHPDDCGIVYCLTRKGVEEVCEKLRGDGFSVTRYHAGLGDAERKRNQDDFIYDKYQIIVATNAFGMGIDKSNVRFVVHYNMPKNMESYYQEAGRAGRDGEPAECILLYGGQDVVTNQLFIDNSQENQELDPVTREMVTERDRERLRKMTYYCFTNECLRDYILRYFGEYGENYCGNCSNCLSQFETVDVTETAKALIGCVKSSRQRYGAAVIIDTVHGANTAKIRNYRMNENPSYGVLAKVPAYKLRQVINYLLLNEYLKVTNDEYAIVKLTEKSEEVLDDETQITMKMAKEQEREPREKKEKKNRKGAAAHLAGAEFTEAEEQLFEILRGLRLEIAREEKVPPYIVFSDKTLTHMCILKPNTKSEMLSVTGVGEFKYEKYGERFVSCIRENGAVGK comes from the coding sequence ATGGATAAATATGAGATACTTAAAAAATATTTTGGTTATGATACGTTTCGCGAGGGTCAGGAGCTGCTCATTGACAGTATTCTGTCGGGGAGGGATGTTCTGGGGATAATGCCCACAGGTGCCGGAAAATCTCTATGTTATCAGGTGCCTGCCCTGCTCATGGATGGCATTACTCTGGTAATATCACCTCTTATCTCACTGATGAAGGATCAGGTTGGCTCCCTGAACCAGGCGGGAGTTCATGCCGCGTTTTTAAACAGTTCACTGACAGTGAACCAGTATTATAAAGCGCTTGATCTGGCAAGGCAGGGCAGATATCCCATAATCTATGTGGCACCGGAGCGGCTGGTGACCGAGGAATTTTTGGATTTTGCCCTTCACGCAAAGATTGCTATGGTGGCGGTGGATGAGGCACATTGTGTTTCCCAGTGGGGACAGGATTTCAGACCCAGCTATTTAAAAATAGTGGAATTCATCAAAAAACTGCCGAGAAGACCGGTGGTAAGTGCGTTTACCGCCACGGCTACCAAGGAGGTAAGGGATGATATTATGGACATCCTCCTGCTGGAAGATCCGGAGGTTTTGACAACGGGATTTGACAGGCCAAATTTGTACTTTGGGGTACAGTCTCCAAAGAATAAATATGCAGTGCTGAAGAATTATCTGGAGATGCATCCTGATGACTGCGGAATTGTGTACTGTCTGACCAGAAAGGGAGTGGAGGAGGTCTGTGAAAAGCTCCGCGGTGACGGATTTTCCGTGACCCGGTATCATGCGGGACTGGGGGACGCGGAGAGAAAAAGAAACCAGGATGATTTTATATATGATAAATATCAGATCATTGTGGCAACCAATGCCTTCGGTATGGGGATCGACAAGTCCAATGTGCGGTTTGTGGTGCATTATAACATGCCTAAGAACATGGAGAGCTATTATCAGGAGGCCGGGCGTGCCGGGCGTGACGGAGAGCCTGCGGAGTGTATCCTGCTCTATGGGGGACAGGATGTTGTGACGAACCAGTTGTTTATCGACAACAGCCAGGAGAATCAGGAACTAGACCCGGTGACCCGTGAGATGGTGACAGAACGGGACAGGGAAAGGCTTCGGAAAATGACCTATTACTGCTTTACCAATGAATGCCTTCGTGATTATATCCTGCGGTATTTTGGCGAATATGGAGAGAATTACTGCGGAAACTGTTCCAACTGCCTGAGTCAGTTTGAGACGGTGGATGTGACTGAGACGGCAAAAGCACTCATCGGATGCGTGAAGAGCAGCAGGCAGCGATATGGGGCCGCAGTGATCATTGATACGGTACATGGGGCGAATACGGCCAAAATAAGAAATTACAGAATGAATGAGAATCCCAGCTATGGGGTGCTTGCAAAAGTCCCTGCCTATAAGCTGAGGCAGGTTATAAACTATCTGTTATTAAACGAGTACCTTAAGGTAACCAACGATGAATATGCCATTGTGAAGCTCACGGAAAAGTCAGAGGAAGTGCTGGATGATGAGACACAGATCACTATGAAAATGGCAAAGGAACAGGAACGTGAGCCCAGGGAAAAGAAAGAGAAAAAGAACCGAAAAGGCGCCGCTGCCCATCTGGCCGGTGCAGAGTTTACAGAGGCAGAAGAGCAGCTTTTTGAGATACTGAGAGGGCTTCGCCTGGAGATCGCCAGAGAGGAGAAGGTGCCGCCTTATATAGTTTTCTCTGATAAGACATTGACTCATATGTGTATTTTGAAACCAAATACTAAGAGTGAAATGTTGTCTGTTACCGGGGTCGGGGAGTTTAAATATGAGAAGTACGGCGAACGATTTGTGTCGTGTATCAGGGAAAATGGGGCTGTCGGGAAATAG
- a CDS encoding uroporphyrinogen decarboxylase family protein, whose amino-acid sequence MTDQPTTLSPSPQELFLERIQRVDDAIALKEGDRVPFAPFNSALPYFLYGASFRDSMYDYETASQAILSFYQDFQPDADIHLAFTSGRANELAGSTMIDWPGRPGTRVPDFSTHQVIEHEYMSQEEYPEFINDFMGFTLRKYLPRAFPNLKGLSGIRFVPSIVLSTTPLASLYSPEVQEAFSVLAKIGEEDAKAAAASNALSARIAAMGIPPMMTGIGEAPFDIIGDYYRGTLGALTDQLECPDMIEKVCDMLADMQIASYEYFKTAPLPVKRVFFPLHKGMDGFMSPAQYEKLYWKPLKKIMLALIDMGVTPFIYTEGKYNSRLEQLADVPAGKVIYHFESVDMAQAKKVLGNTACISGNLPIYLLEHGTKQQVIDACKSLIDTCAPGGGYIFDTNGSIDNAKRENIEAMYDTVLTYGKK is encoded by the coding sequence ATGACTGATCAGCCAACCACATTATCACCAAGTCCCCAGGAACTTTTCCTGGAACGTATCCAAAGGGTGGATGATGCCATTGCCCTGAAGGAAGGTGACAGAGTTCCATTTGCCCCCTTCAACAGCGCGCTTCCATACTTTCTCTATGGTGCATCCTTCCGTGACAGCATGTACGACTACGAAACAGCATCTCAGGCAATTCTCAGCTTCTACCAGGATTTCCAGCCCGACGCAGATATCCACCTGGCCTTTACCAGCGGCAGAGCCAATGAACTGGCCGGCTCCACCATGATCGACTGGCCCGGACGGCCGGGAACAAGAGTCCCGGACTTTTCCACCCATCAGGTTATTGAACATGAATATATGTCCCAGGAGGAATATCCGGAGTTCATCAATGACTTTATGGGATTTACCCTGCGCAAATACCTGCCCCGGGCATTTCCTAATCTGAAAGGACTTTCCGGTATCCGTTTTGTTCCCTCCATTGTACTGAGCACCACACCCCTGGCTTCCCTCTATTCCCCGGAAGTACAGGAGGCATTTTCCGTATTAGCCAAGATCGGGGAGGAGGACGCCAAAGCTGCGGCGGCCAGCAATGCCCTCTCTGCCCGGATCGCAGCTATGGGAATTCCGCCTATGATGACAGGAATCGGCGAAGCACCCTTTGATATTATCGGGGATTATTACAGAGGTACCTTAGGAGCACTCACAGACCAGCTTGAATGTCCTGACATGATAGAAAAGGTCTGTGATATGCTGGCTGATATGCAGATTGCCTCCTATGAATACTTTAAGACAGCCCCGCTCCCTGTAAAACGTGTCTTCTTCCCCCTCCACAAGGGGATGGACGGTTTCATGAGTCCCGCACAGTATGAAAAGCTTTACTGGAAACCACTCAAAAAAATCATGCTTGCACTGATAGATATGGGTGTCACGCCATTTATCTACACAGAAGGAAAATATAACAGCCGCCTGGAACAGCTTGCGGACGTTCCGGCCGGAAAAGTCATATATCATTTTGAGAGTGTGGATATGGCACAGGCCAAAAAAGTCCTGGGAAATACGGCATGTATCTCAGGCAATCTTCCCATTTATCTGCTGGAGCACGGAACAAAACAGCAGGTGATCGATGCCTGCAAGTCACTCATCGATACCTGTGCCCCGGGCGGAGGCTATATTTTTGATACGAATGGAAGTATTGACAATGCGAAACGCGAAAATATAGAAGCGATGTATGACACCGTGCTTACCTACGGCAAGAAATAA
- a CDS encoding glutamate synthase subunit beta translates to MGKPTGFLEYNRQSARMEEPKERIKHFREFKKYLSREEQQKQGARCMECGVPFCQSGAMLGGMASGCPLRNLVPETNDLVYTGNWEQAYFRLSKTHSFPEFTSRVCPALCEAACTCNLNGEPVGTKENEHAIIETAFEMGWVKPQVPKVRTGKKVAVIGSGPSGLAAAQQLNRRGHQVTVFERHDRIGGLLRYGIPNMKLDKSVIDRRVQLMEEEGVVFKTGVDVGRDVKASKLQKEFDRIVLCCGASNPRDIKVPGRDAGNIYFAVDFLSAVTKSLLDSDLKDNKFASARGKHVLVIGGGDTGNDCVGTAVRLGAKSVTQLEMMPKAPDTRADSNPWPQWPRVCKTDYGQEEAIAVFGHDPRIYQTTVTEFIKDDKGDVQKAKIIRLESKRDEKTGRMNMVPVKGTEEVIDAQLVLIAAGFLGSQKYVTDAFKVSVNERSNVATKPEEYETSIPGIFAAGDMHRGQSLVVWAIREGRKAAEAVDASLMGYSNL, encoded by the coding sequence ATGGGAAAGCCAACAGGATTTTTAGAATACAACAGACAAAGTGCCCGGATGGAAGAGCCGAAAGAGAGGATCAAACATTTCAGAGAATTTAAGAAGTATCTGTCCAGGGAAGAACAGCAGAAACAGGGAGCCCGCTGCATGGAATGCGGCGTACCCTTCTGCCAGTCAGGAGCTATGCTGGGCGGCATGGCTTCGGGGTGCCCGCTGCGCAATCTGGTGCCGGAGACAAATGACCTGGTATATACAGGAAACTGGGAGCAGGCCTATTTCCGTCTTTCCAAAACCCACAGTTTCCCGGAATTCACTTCCAGGGTTTGTCCCGCCTTATGTGAGGCCGCGTGTACCTGCAACCTGAATGGAGAGCCTGTGGGGACAAAAGAAAATGAGCATGCTATTATTGAGACTGCCTTTGAGATGGGCTGGGTAAAACCGCAGGTTCCAAAAGTAAGGACAGGAAAGAAGGTGGCTGTGATCGGAAGCGGTCCTTCCGGCCTGGCCGCGGCCCAGCAGTTGAACCGGAGAGGACACCAGGTAACTGTGTTTGAGAGACATGACAGGATCGGAGGGCTGCTGCGCTACGGCATCCCCAACATGAAACTGGATAAATCCGTGATAGACAGAAGAGTACAGCTTATGGAAGAGGAAGGAGTTGTATTCAAAACAGGCGTGGATGTGGGGAGGGATGTAAAGGCATCCAAACTGCAGAAAGAATTTGACAGGATCGTGCTCTGCTGCGGTGCCTCTAACCCCAGAGATATTAAAGTTCCGGGGAGAGACGCGGGCAATATTTATTTCGCCGTGGATTTTCTTTCCGCTGTGACAAAGAGTCTGCTGGACTCTGATCTTAAGGACAACAAGTTTGCATCTGCCAGGGGAAAACACGTGCTGGTCATCGGCGGCGGGGACACGGGAAATGACTGTGTGGGAACTGCTGTCCGCCTGGGGGCAAAATCCGTGACACAGCTTGAGATGATGCCAAAAGCGCCGGATACAAGAGCAGACAGTAATCCCTGGCCCCAGTGGCCCCGTGTCTGCAAGACGGATTACGGGCAGGAGGAAGCCATTGCGGTATTTGGGCACGACCCCAGAATCTATCAGACGACAGTGACGGAGTTCATAAAGGATGATAAGGGAGATGTGCAGAAGGCTAAGATCATAAGGCTGGAGAGTAAAAGAGATGAAAAGACGGGCCGTATGAACATGGTACCTGTAAAGGGGACAGAAGAGGTGATAGACGCACAGCTTGTGTTGATCGCGGCAGGATTTCTGGGCAGTCAGAAGTATGTGACGGATGCCTTTAAAGTCTCTGTGAATGAGAGGTCCAATGTTGCCACAAAGCCGGAGGAGTATGAGACCAGCATTCCGGGTATTTTTGCCGCCGGGGATATGCACAGGGGGCAGTCCCTGGTGGTGTGGGCTATCCGGGAAGGGCGGAAGGCGGCAGAGGCTGTGGATGCTTCTCTGATGGGATATTCCAACCTGTAG